Part of the Pedobacter roseus genome is shown below.
TGCGTAAACCAGAATTGCGGAGAATGCTGATGCCAAAATCATCCCGATAGGAACAATCAATACACCGATCCAGAAAAGATTGGCATGCGGCAACAATAATGCAAACGGTGCCGTGCCCAATATAGATGCCCATATTACATATTTCCGCCCTATTTTATCGCCTATTGGTCCGCCCAACAAAGTTCCGGCAGCTACTGAGAATAAAAACACGAATAAATAAATCTGCGATGTTTGCACCGAAACGTGGAATTTATCGATCAGGTAAAAGGTGAAATAATTGGTTAAACTCGCCATGTAAAAGTATTTGGAAAAGATTAACAACAATAAAATACATACCGAGAAGATGACCTTATTTCTCGAAAACTGATTCACCACCGTTTGTATGTTAATCTTTTTACTTCTCGAAAGCATAAAGCCTTTATACCAGTTACCTACATAAGTTAAGATCATAATGGCTAAAAGTGCAATCACCGAAAACCAGATTACGCTGAACTGGCCATAAGGTACAATGATCCATGCCGCTAATAAAGGTCCTAAAGAACTGCCGGCATTGCCTCCCAACTGAAAAACTGATTGTGCCAATCCCCTCTTCCCTCCTGATGCGGCATGTGCCATCCTCGAAGCTTCAGGGTGAAATATGGAAGAACCTATCCCAATAAAAGCAACAGAAAGCAGCATGGTATAAAAATGGGCCGATTGTGAAAGCGAAATCAAACCGATCAGGGTAAAGCCCATCCCTACAGCTAAAGAATATGGCTGAGGTTTTTTATCGGTATACAAACCTACAAATGGTTGTAAAAGCGATGCCGCCAATTGAAAGGTTAAAGTAATTAAACCAATCTGCGAAAAACTTAAATGATAACTGGTTTTGATAATGGGGTAAATAGCTGGAATTAAAGATTGTATGGTATCGTTTAACAGGTGCGAAAAACTGAGGGCAAAAAGTATCGGGAAAACGGTTTTTTCGATAATGGAGGTGGTAGATGTATTTTCAGTCATAACGAATAGCTTATAGGGTCAAAAATAAGGATTATAAATTTTTAAACTACACATATTGTCCTTGCAAAAACCAAACATTTTGATAATGTTTCGGTTTAATAGTCATGGAAAAGAACAGAAAAATTGTTGGTTTATGCGGAAGTTTGAGAAAAGGATCTTTTAATGAGATGTTACTTAAAGTGGCAGGCGGATTAATCCCCGAAGGTATCGAATTTGAAATTGTAGCCTATGATGACATCCCCGTTTATAATGCCGACCACGATTTACCTGAAACTGAAGAGCGACCTGTAAGCGTAACTAAATTTAGGGAGGCTTTAGCCGCTGCCGATGCTTTTATTATCGCCTCACCCGAATATAATTATTCTATCCCAGGTGGATTGAAAAATGCCATCGACTGGGCCAGCCGCGGAAAAGATTCGCCATTGATGCATAAACCGGTTGCCTTAATGGGTGCTACACAAGGAATGTGGGGAACGGTTAGGATGCAAACAGCATTTTTACCCGTTTTTACCTTTTTGAATATGAATCCAGTTTTACAACCGGAAGTATTAATTGCACAGGCACAAAATAAGTTTGATGAGGAGGGAAATTTAACAGACGAAAAAACCATTTCCATTATCCAAAAGAAAATAGAAAATCTGATTTCAGCTTGTAAAGTTTAATCAACACCATAATAAGGTTTCTCCAAAAACCTGCCATTTCTGCTACCTTAAAATCTGACATTTATACAAAAAAAGTCAGATTGTCAATTTGTCATGCCTGAAAAATTAATCAATCGATTGATTTTTTGTCACACTAAAATAATATTGAATTAACATTAAATTCACATCTGATTGTGGGATAAGTAGTTGACCAAAAACTGATTTTTTGATGACGCAGGTGATGTTTTTTGGCACAAGTGTTGACTTTTAGGCGAATATAGTCAGATATTAAAATAGTAAAAATTGACTATATTTTAATAACAAATAAATAATAAAAAAGATGAAAAAACTATTATTATCTTTAGTAGCAGTAGCAGGTTTAGTTTATGGTGCAAAAGCACAAACTGAAAAAGGAAATTTTATGTTAGGTGGTAATGTAGGTGTAAATTCTACAAAAGTTGATGGCGCTCCAAAAGCAGATTTCAACTTCAGCGTGTTACCAAGTGTTGGATATTTTATCAGCAACAATTTTGCAATCGGTACAGGTGTTGGTTACGAGTACGATAAAAAAGTAAGCAGCAGAACAGAAAATGGTGCTTTTAAAGTTGCTCCTTTCGGACGTTACTATGTTGGTTTATCAGATCAATTTAAATTCTTCGGACAATTATCAGTGCCTATGGCTTTCGGTCAGTTAAAAGCAACTGATGTTAACGGCGATAACGCAGTTAAATTAGGTACTACAACTAAAATCGGTGTAGAAGTTGCTCCAGGTTT
Proteins encoded:
- a CDS encoding MFS transporter, which translates into the protein MTENTSTTSIIEKTVFPILFALSFSHLLNDTIQSLIPAIYPIIKTSYHLSFSQIGLITLTFQLAASLLQPFVGLYTDKKPQPYSLAVGMGFTLIGLISLSQSAHFYTMLLSVAFIGIGSSIFHPEASRMAHAASGGKRGLAQSVFQLGGNAGSSLGPLLAAWIIVPYGQFSVIWFSVIALLAIMILTYVGNWYKGFMLSRSKKINIQTVVNQFSRNKVIFSVCILLLLIFSKYFYMASLTNYFTFYLIDKFHVSVQTSQIYLFVFLFSVAAGTLLGGPIGDKIGRKYVIWASILGTAPFALLLPHANLFWIGVLIVPIGMILASAFSAILVYAQELIPGKVGLVAGLFFGFAFGMGGIGSALLGKLADSTSIEYVFNVCAFLPLIGLLTGFLPNIETKKK
- a CDS encoding outer membrane beta-barrel protein, with product MKKLLLSLVAVAGLVYGAKAQTEKGNFMLGGNVGVNSTKVDGAPKADFNFSVLPSVGYFISNNFAIGTGVGYEYDKKVSSRTENGAFKVAPFGRYYVGLSDQFKFFGQLSVPMAFGQLKATDVNGDNAVKLGTTTKIGVEVAPGFAFFPTKKIGIELSVKGLSYDNYTVKAEGTGAKVKTNTFGLNADTFAPRLGVQFYF
- a CDS encoding NADPH-dependent FMN reductase; this translates as MEKNRKIVGLCGSLRKGSFNEMLLKVAGGLIPEGIEFEIVAYDDIPVYNADHDLPETEERPVSVTKFREALAAADAFIIASPEYNYSIPGGLKNAIDWASRGKDSPLMHKPVALMGATQGMWGTVRMQTAFLPVFTFLNMNPVLQPEVLIAQAQNKFDEEGNLTDEKTISIIQKKIENLISACKV